The Desulfobacterales bacterium genome window below encodes:
- a CDS encoding TRAP transporter large permease, with product MQIIIGFAVLFLLLGIGIHVASVLMTIGLTAGIFSIGKAIIMDFGNQAWMSLNSFIMTSVPLFVLLGEFLLRSGLTDRMYTALSTWLARLPGRLLHTNIGASAIMAATCGSSVATAATIGTVAIPCLTARNYDKRLIMGSLAAGGTLGILIPPSINMIIYGSIADASIGRLFMGGVVPGLILGVFFSLIIVVVALARPSIAGDPEPKTTWLFKFKALPSFLPIFLIIFAIMGSIYLGWATPTEAAALGVLAVLGIAALAGRVTIAMLHESFASTMKTTAMILLIMVAASYMNYVLSLIGIPQQLSSWFVSLNISPALTMWLIVLFYLILGMFIETIAMMVTTIPLVVPLIVAVGYDPVWFGVFLMILCEMSLITPPVGMNLYVVQGIRTDKGPLKDIIIGVVPFLTMMLLLCAVLIYVPQLVLWLPNQMLGK from the coding sequence ATGCAGATTATAATCGGTTTTGCGGTCCTGTTTCTTCTTCTGGGTATTGGCATCCATGTCGCGTCCGTCCTGATGACGATCGGCCTGACGGCCGGGATTTTCAGTATCGGCAAGGCCATCATCATGGATTTCGGCAACCAGGCATGGATGTCGCTGAACAGCTTTATTATGACCTCCGTGCCCTTGTTCGTTCTGCTCGGGGAGTTCCTCCTCCGCAGTGGTCTTACAGATCGGATGTACACGGCCCTTTCTACCTGGCTGGCCAGATTGCCCGGGAGGCTCCTCCACACGAACATCGGGGCCAGCGCAATCATGGCTGCCACTTGCGGATCGAGCGTCGCCACGGCGGCGACGATCGGGACAGTGGCCATCCCGTGCCTCACTGCTCGGAATTACGATAAGCGACTCATTATGGGCTCCCTGGCGGCCGGCGGTACTCTGGGCATTCTGATTCCACCGAGCATCAATATGATCATCTATGGGTCCATTGCCGATGCCTCGATCGGCCGCCTCTTCATGGGCGGCGTTGTTCCCGGACTCATCTTGGGCGTTTTCTTCAGCCTGATCATTGTGGTCGTGGCGCTTGCCCGACCGTCGATAGCCGGTGATCCCGAACCGAAGACAACCTGGTTGTTTAAGTTCAAGGCACTTCCGTCGTTTTTGCCCATCTTCTTGATCATCTTTGCGATCATGGGGAGTATTTATCTGGGATGGGCGACGCCCACCGAGGCGGCGGCACTCGGCGTTTTAGCCGTGCTGGGCATTGCTGCCTTAGCAGGCCGCGTGACGATCGCCATGCTCCACGAATCTTTCGCTTCGACGATGAAGACCACGGCCATGATCTTGCTCATTATGGTGGCTGCGTCCTACATGAACTACGTCCTCTCGCTGATCGGAATTCCGCAACAGCTGTCCAGCTGGTTCGTCAGCCTCAATATCAGCCCTGCTTTAACGATGTGGCTCATTGTCCTGTTCTACCTGATTCTTGGCATGTTCATCGAAACGATTGCCATGATGGTGACAACGATTCCGTTGGTGGTGCCGCTTATCGTCGCCGTGGGCTACGATCCGGTCTGGTTCGGGGTATTTCTGATGATCCTTTGCGAGATGTCCCTGATCACCCCGCCGGTGGGGATGAATCTCTATGTCGTTCAGGGAATTCGAACAGACAAAGGACCCCTGAAGGACATTATCATCGGCGTCGTTCCCTTTCTGACGATGATGTTGCTTTTGTGCGCGGTTCTCATCTATGTCCCGCAGCTTGTGCTGTGGCTCCCGAACCAGATGCTCGGTAAATAG
- a CDS encoding aspartate/glutamate racemase family protein, protein MKILVVNPNSSDIVTGVIEKSARKKANPATELFFLTNPAGTKNIDSAFADYQSSWSHIRACLKKVQDIRPDAVVLAGFGNVGINALKEALAIPVVSISEATMATACLLGHRFSIVTMLRQFIPYQEDLVRLYGFKDKCASCRAININVEAAATERERTLAELREEILRVAKDDGAEVIILGCAGLCGYEDELTEMLGLPVLDPVVVAVKVAEMMVETGLNHSKVRKFASPPQALESYF, encoded by the coding sequence TTGAAAATCCTCGTGGTCAATCCTAACAGTTCGGACATCGTCACCGGCGTTATTGAAAAGTCGGCAAGAAAGAAGGCGAACCCCGCCACGGAACTCTTTTTTCTGACGAACCCTGCGGGGACGAAGAATATAGACAGCGCCTTCGCCGACTATCAGTCCAGCTGGTCGCACATCCGGGCCTGCCTGAAAAAAGTCCAAGATATCCGGCCAGACGCCGTCGTCTTGGCTGGCTTCGGAAACGTCGGGATCAACGCCCTCAAGGAGGCCCTTGCCATCCCTGTCGTCAGCATTTCCGAGGCGACAATGGCCACGGCGTGCCTTCTTGGCCACCGGTTCAGCATTGTGACTATGCTGCGCCAGTTCATCCCCTATCAGGAGGACTTGGTCCGGCTCTACGGTTTTAAGGACAAATGCGCTTCCTGCCGGGCCATCAACATCAATGTCGAGGCAGCCGCGACTGAGAGAGAAAGGACGCTGGCGGAACTGCGGGAGGAGATACTGCGCGTTGCCAAGGATGACGGTGCCGAGGTGATCATCCTGGGCTGCGCCGGCCTCTGCGGCTATGAGGACGAGCTGACGGAAATGCTTGGCCTGCCGGTTCTGGACCCGGTGGTTGTCGCGGTGAAGGTCGCTGAAATGATGGTTGAAACAGGCCTGAATCACAGCAAGGTTCGAAAATTCGCCTCACCACCACAGGCACTGGAATCATACTTTTGA
- the pyrC gene encoding dihydroorotase: MKIDRALINGTIVTSEGRFRGGIGIRDGRIAAITEGGNGFTGGEIIDVAGNYILPGVIDAHIHFQDPGFTHREDFEHGTAACAVGGITTAISHPMNDPAVVDVESYQANLDAYRGRAVVDYGLHGGGTADNVEEVESLWSQTGATAVKMFMCFSVKEFPFVQDDAMFEILERLARQGGLAIIHAENEGLIRQKEQQLKAAGRRDPMAYNESRPAYVEIEAVRRAIVMLEQTGAAALIAHVSTARALEEIRAARERGVRIWAESCPHFFTFVDEDMNRLGPFLKFSPVMHDDANRKRLWELLEQGYIHTLGSDHCPFAAAEKEAGLQDIWKAPNGIPGLEVMLPVFLDGVNRGLLSFERLVEVTSRNPARLYGMAPAKGDIRPGADADLVVVDMGLTKSFSAMERKSKCPWSPYEGMTLKGWPVMTYVRGELVADHGRICVSPGYGRYVPRPKGAREGKGQP, from the coding sequence ATGAAGATCGACAGGGCTTTGATCAATGGTACTATCGTCACTTCCGAGGGGCGTTTTCGAGGTGGGATCGGCATAAGGGATGGGCGGATCGCTGCGATCACTGAAGGTGGCAATGGATTCACGGGCGGAGAGATTATCGACGTCGCCGGAAACTATATCCTTCCCGGCGTCATCGATGCCCATATCCATTTTCAAGACCCCGGCTTCACTCATCGCGAGGATTTCGAACATGGAACCGCCGCCTGCGCTGTGGGCGGCATTACTACGGCGATTTCCCACCCAATGAACGATCCCGCCGTCGTGGACGTCGAATCGTACCAGGCCAATCTCGACGCCTACCGCGGCCGCGCAGTCGTGGACTACGGTCTCCACGGAGGCGGAACGGCGGACAACGTGGAGGAGGTGGAGTCGCTCTGGAGTCAGACGGGGGCCACGGCCGTCAAAATGTTCATGTGCTTTTCCGTCAAGGAATTTCCCTTCGTCCAGGACGACGCGATGTTCGAGATTCTGGAGCGGCTCGCCCGGCAGGGCGGCCTGGCGATCATCCATGCGGAAAACGAGGGCCTGATCCGGCAGAAGGAGCAGCAGCTCAAGGCGGCGGGGCGCCGCGATCCTATGGCCTACAACGAATCGCGGCCCGCCTACGTGGAGATCGAAGCCGTCCGCCGCGCGATCGTGATGCTGGAGCAGACGGGGGCCGCGGCGCTCATCGCCCATGTTTCCACGGCCCGGGCACTCGAGGAGATTCGGGCGGCCCGGGAGAGGGGTGTCCGGATCTGGGCGGAGTCCTGCCCCCATTTCTTTACCTTTGTCGATGAGGATATGAATCGCCTCGGGCCCTTCCTGAAATTCTCTCCGGTCATGCACGACGACGCCAACCGGAAGCGGTTGTGGGAGCTCCTGGAGCAGGGATACATCCACACCCTTGGCTCCGATCACTGTCCCTTTGCGGCGGCCGAGAAGGAGGCAGGGTTGCAGGATATCTGGAAGGCGCCCAATGGCATCCCCGGCCTGGAGGTAATGCTGCCGGTATTCCTCGATGGGGTGAACCGGGGGCTTCTCTCCTTTGAGAGGCTTGTCGAGGTCACCAGCCGCAATCCGGCCCGTCTCTACGGCATGGCCCCCGCCAAGGGGGATATCCGGCCGGGCGCCGATGCCGACCTGGTCGTCGTGGACATGGGCCTGACCAAAAGCTTTTCCGCCATGGAGCGGAAATCAAAATGCCCCTGGTCGCCCTATGAAGGGATGACCCTGAAAGGATGGCCGGTGATGACCTACGTTCGCGGGGAATTGGTGGCCGACCATGGCCGGATCTGCGTCTCCCCAGGATACGGCCGCTATGTCCCCCGTCCGAAGGGCGCCAGAGAGGGGAAAGGACAGCCATGA